From Rhizobium favelukesii, the proteins below share one genomic window:
- a CDS encoding alpha-E domain-containing protein, which yields MLGRTANGLYWMFRYFERAENIARLIDAGLRMSLTRSGTGDDDWDGVLQSAGVRETYDEGHSKLTSADAIDYLLRDRTNPSSVMSCVDYGRNNARMVRTALTRETWEATNEFWIELKALLSKRLKPAELPEAIDAIKHRAGLIRGAFHGSMLRNELYNFARIGTFIERADNTSRILDVKYYVLLPSVSAVGTSIDNIQWESILRSVSAHRSYSWAYDGEYRAMNIADFLILNGQMPRSLAYCYEKIVSELGYLAKDYGERLPAHGTADAIRKTLQTRAIKEIMDQGLHEFLEDFVTRNNQLGMEISDGYRFYV from the coding sequence ATGCTCGGAAGAACCGCAAACGGACTCTACTGGATGTTCCGTTACTTCGAGCGCGCCGAGAACATCGCGCGCCTCATCGATGCCGGTCTTCGCATGTCGCTGACACGAAGCGGAACCGGTGACGACGATTGGGATGGCGTCCTGCAAAGTGCGGGCGTGCGCGAGACCTACGACGAAGGCCACAGCAAGCTGACAAGCGCTGATGCCATCGACTACCTGCTGCGCGATCGCACCAATCCCTCGAGCGTCATGTCCTGCGTCGACTACGGGCGAAACAATGCCCGTATGGTGCGCACGGCGCTGACCCGCGAAACCTGGGAGGCGACCAACGAGTTCTGGATCGAACTCAAGGCTCTGCTCTCCAAGAGGCTGAAGCCGGCGGAACTGCCTGAAGCAATCGATGCCATCAAGCATCGCGCCGGGCTAATCCGCGGCGCCTTCCATGGTTCCATGCTCAGAAACGAGCTCTATAACTTCGCGCGCATCGGCACCTTCATCGAGCGCGCCGACAATACGAGCCGCATTCTCGACGTGAAGTACTATGTGCTGCTGCCCTCGGTCTCTGCCGTCGGCACGTCGATCGACAATATCCAGTGGGAATCGATCCTGCGGTCGGTCTCCGCCCACCGCTCCTATAGCTGGGCCTATGACGGGGAGTATCGCGCCATGAACATCGCCGACTTCCTGATCCTCAATGGCCAGATGCCGCGCTCGCTCGCCTACTGCTACGAGAAGATCGTCAGCGAACTCGGCTATCTCGCCAAGGACTACGGCGAGCGGCTGCCGGCGCACGGCACGGCAGACGCCATCCGCAAGACGCTCCAGACACGTGCCATCAAGGAGATCATGGATCAGGGCCTGCATGAATTTCTCGAGGATTTCGTCACGCGCAACAACCAGCTCGGCATGGAAATTTCCGACGGCTACCGGTTCTACGTATAG
- a CDS encoding transglutaminase family protein → MKLKISHVTEYHYDEPSTFSLQRLRLTPPTMVGQTVLNWSLHVEGAKPEVEYDDQFGNHVNLVSLDGEQRTTRIVAEGEIETADQNGVLGPHRGFCPLWLFLRETPRTKPGKLVKELIKGVSGENELARMHALMSGIHEMVAYRPGTSDTETTAEQALEKKSGVCQDHAHIFVAAARSLGVPARYVSGYLMMEEKVEQAATHAWGEAHVPGLGWVGFDPANNICPDARYVRVASGLCYRDAAPVSGMRIGTPGEKLSVVVKVEDQGQMQSQS, encoded by the coding sequence ATGAAACTTAAGATCAGCCACGTCACCGAATATCACTACGACGAACCGTCAACCTTCTCGCTGCAGCGGCTGCGACTGACGCCGCCGACCATGGTTGGGCAAACGGTCCTCAACTGGTCGCTACATGTCGAAGGCGCCAAGCCTGAAGTCGAGTATGACGATCAGTTCGGCAACCACGTCAACCTGGTCTCTCTCGACGGTGAGCAGCGGACGACACGCATCGTCGCCGAAGGCGAAATCGAAACAGCAGATCAAAACGGCGTCCTCGGCCCTCACCGCGGGTTCTGCCCGCTCTGGCTGTTCCTGCGCGAGACGCCGAGGACGAAGCCCGGCAAGCTTGTCAAGGAGCTGATCAAAGGCGTGAGCGGCGAAAACGAGCTCGCCCGCATGCATGCGCTGATGTCCGGGATTCATGAGATGGTGGCCTACCGGCCCGGGACGAGCGACACGGAAACGACAGCGGAGCAGGCGTTGGAGAAGAAGAGCGGCGTCTGTCAGGACCACGCCCATATCTTTGTCGCCGCCGCGCGGAGCCTCGGGGTGCCAGCCCGCTACGTCTCCGGTTACCTGATGATGGAAGAGAAGGTCGAGCAGGCGGCGACCCACGCCTGGGGCGAAGCGCATGTCCCCGGCCTCGGTTGGGTCGGCTTCGACCCCGCCAACAATATCTGCCCTGACGCGCGCTATGTGCGTGTCGCCTCCGGCCTCTGCTACCGCGATGCAGCGCCGGTTTCGGGGATGCGCATCGGCACGCCGGGAGAAAAGCTCTCTGTCGTTGTCAAGGTGGAAGATCAGGGACAGATGCAGAGCCAGAGCTGA
- a CDS encoding aldehyde dehydrogenase family protein, translating to MTIYQNLIAGEWVGSDATKNINPSDTNEVVGLYADGTVEDTKNAIAAAKAAFPAWSRSGIWERHVILKKAGDEIMARKDEVGALLAREEGKTLPEAIGETIRASQIFEFFAGEALRLAGEIIPSVRPNIGVEITRDPLGVIGIITPWNFPIAIPAWKIAPALCYGNTIVFKPAELVPGCSWAIVDILHRAGLPKGVLNLVMGKGSVVGQAMLDSADVAGITFTGSTGTGRRVAAASIEHNRKFQLEMGGKNPMVVLDDADLNVAVEAAANSGFFSTGQRCTASSRLIVTEGIHDTFVASLTEKLKTLVVDNALKSGTHIGPVVDERQLKTDTDYIEIGKQEGAKLAFGGELITRETPGFYLQPTLFTEATNQMRISREEIFGPVVSVIRVKDYEEALATANDTPFGLSAGIATTSLKHATHFKRNSEAGMVMVNLPTAGVDFHVPFGGRKGSSYGPREQGKYAAEFYTTVKTAYTLA from the coding sequence ATGACCATTTATCAAAACCTAATTGCCGGCGAATGGGTCGGCTCGGACGCGACCAAGAACATCAATCCGTCGGATACCAACGAGGTTGTCGGCCTCTATGCGGATGGTACGGTCGAAGACACCAAGAATGCCATTGCCGCCGCCAAGGCAGCCTTCCCGGCATGGTCGCGCTCCGGCATCTGGGAACGTCACGTCATCCTCAAAAAGGCCGGTGACGAGATCATGGCGCGCAAGGACGAGGTCGGCGCCCTGCTTGCCCGCGAAGAGGGCAAGACGCTACCCGAAGCGATCGGCGAGACGATCCGCGCTTCGCAGATTTTCGAATTCTTCGCCGGTGAAGCGCTGCGGCTCGCAGGCGAGATCATTCCGTCGGTCCGTCCGAATATCGGCGTCGAGATCACCCGTGATCCGCTCGGCGTCATTGGCATCATCACGCCCTGGAACTTCCCAATTGCGATTCCCGCCTGGAAGATCGCGCCGGCGCTGTGCTACGGGAACACCATCGTCTTCAAGCCGGCCGAACTCGTTCCGGGCTGCTCCTGGGCGATCGTCGACATCCTGCATCGTGCGGGCCTGCCGAAAGGCGTGCTGAACTTGGTCATGGGCAAGGGTTCGGTGGTCGGCCAGGCGATGCTCGACAGTGCAGATGTCGCCGGCATCACTTTTACCGGTTCGACCGGCACGGGACGCCGCGTCGCAGCCGCCTCGATTGAGCATAACCGCAAGTTCCAGCTCGAAATGGGCGGCAAGAACCCGATGGTCGTTCTCGATGATGCCGACCTCAACGTCGCCGTCGAGGCAGCCGCCAATTCTGGCTTCTTCTCCACCGGCCAGCGCTGCACAGCGTCGTCGCGCCTGATCGTCACCGAAGGCATCCACGACACGTTCGTCGCGTCGCTAACGGAGAAGCTGAAGACGCTGGTCGTCGACAACGCCTTGAAATCAGGCACCCACATCGGCCCGGTTGTCGACGAAAGGCAGCTCAAGACCGATACCGACTACATCGAGATCGGCAAACAAGAAGGCGCCAAGCTCGCCTTTGGCGGCGAACTCATCACCCGCGAGACGCCCGGCTTCTATCTGCAGCCGACACTCTTTACGGAAGCCACGAACCAGATGCGCATCTCGCGCGAGGAAATCTTCGGACCCGTTGTCTCCGTCATCCGCGTTAAGGATTATGAAGAGGCGCTGGCGACCGCCAACGACACGCCATTCGGCCTGTCGGCCGGGATCGCAACGACCAGCCTGAAACATGCGACGCACTTCAAGCGCAACTCCGAAGCTGGGATGGTGATGGTCAACCTGCCGACCGCAGGCGTCGATTTCCACGTTCCGTTCGGCGGCCGCAAGGGTTCGTCTTATGGCCCGCGCGAGCAGGGTAAGTACGCCGCCGAGTTCTACACGACCGTCAAGACGGCTTACACGCTGGCCTAA
- the araD1 gene encoding AraD1 family protein, giving the protein MLISQIKGSNGEIIVAVREPGGIAKAVKNAGSVYALAMEAANGGKSLVSVIEAHGLGDAVDLEKAYAEGKFLPPMTHPDAAHLHLTGTGLTHLGSAATRDSMHKKTSEAAEETLTDSMKMFKMGLENGKPKAGEKGVQPEWFYKGNGYGSAAPGTPLVSPSFALDGGEEPEMAGIYVIAEDGTPFRIGFALSNEFSDHVTERINYLYLAHSKLRPASFGPEIRIGAAPDDIRGTSRIKRGDKVIFEKPFLSGEANMSHTFANLEYHHFKYGLFRVPGDVHVHMFGTATLSFAEGIKAEEGDVFEIEVAEFGLPLRNPLKIAAEEEIAVKQL; this is encoded by the coding sequence GTGCTCATTTCGCAGATCAAGGGTTCGAACGGAGAGATCATCGTCGCCGTGCGCGAGCCGGGCGGTATCGCGAAAGCCGTCAAGAACGCCGGCAGCGTCTACGCGCTGGCCATGGAAGCAGCAAATGGCGGCAAGTCGCTGGTTTCCGTGATCGAAGCGCATGGCCTCGGCGATGCGGTTGATCTCGAAAAGGCGTATGCCGAAGGCAAGTTTCTGCCGCCGATGACGCATCCTGATGCTGCGCACCTGCATCTGACGGGCACCGGTCTTACGCATCTGGGTTCGGCCGCGACGCGCGACTCGATGCACAAGAAGACCTCCGAGGCGGCTGAAGAGACGCTCACCGACTCGATGAAGATGTTCAAGATGGGCCTTGAGAACGGCAAGCCGAAAGCCGGCGAGAAGGGCGTTCAGCCCGAGTGGTTCTACAAGGGCAACGGCTACGGCTCGGCCGCTCCCGGCACGCCGCTGGTCTCGCCTTCCTTCGCGCTCGACGGCGGCGAAGAGCCTGAAATGGCCGGCATCTATGTGATTGCGGAAGACGGCACGCCGTTCCGCATCGGTTTCGCTCTGTCGAACGAATTCTCCGATCACGTCACCGAGCGGATCAACTACCTCTACCTCGCGCATTCCAAGCTGCGTCCGGCAAGCTTCGGCCCGGAAATCCGCATCGGCGCGGCACCGGACGACATCCGCGGCACCTCGCGGATCAAGCGCGGCGACAAGGTGATCTTCGAGAAGCCCTTCCTTTCGGGCGAGGCGAACATGTCGCACACCTTCGCCAACCTCGAATATCACCACTTCAAATACGGCCTGTTCCGCGTGCCGGGCGACGTTCACGTCCATATGTTCGGCACTGCGACGCTCTCCTTTGCGGAAGGCATAAAGGCGGAAGAGGGCGACGTCTTCGAAATCGAAGTCGCCGAATTCGGCCTGCCGCTGCGCAACCCGCTTAAGATTGCCGCCGAAGAAGAGATTGCCGTCAAGCAGCTCTGA
- the mmsB gene encoding multiple monosaccharide ABC transporter permease encodes MTPVNPSATEESNVVSVADYIRSNIREYGMLIALVAIMVFFQFYTGGILFKPVNLTNLVLQNSFIVIMALGMLLVIVAGHIDLSVGSIVAFVGAIAAILTVNLQMNYVLAGILCLIIGGVIGAAQGYWIAYHRIPAFIVTLAGMLVFRGLTLFVLGGKNIGPFPKDFQVISTGFLPGDMIDIAGIPLHSTSLILTVIIPVVLFFLAWRRRKVNESHGIDVEPYGFFVAQNVIIALAILFLGFQLSTYRGLPNVLVVMLVLIAAYTFVTRRTTIGRRVYAMGGNEKATKLSGINTERLSFYTFVNMGVLAGLAGMIVAARLNSATPKAGVGFELDVIAACFIGGASASGGVGKITGAVIGAFIMGVMNNGMSIVGLGIDFQQMVKGLVLLAAVFFDVYNKNKG; translated from the coding sequence ATGACTCCGGTCAACCCTTCAGCCACCGAGGAAAGCAACGTCGTTTCCGTTGCGGACTATATCCGAAGCAACATTCGTGAATACGGCATGCTCATCGCGCTCGTCGCGATCATGGTGTTCTTCCAATTCTATACGGGCGGCATTCTCTTCAAGCCCGTCAACCTGACGAACCTCGTTCTGCAGAACTCGTTCATCGTCATCATGGCGCTCGGCATGCTGCTCGTCATCGTGGCCGGACATATTGACCTTTCTGTCGGCTCGATCGTCGCCTTCGTCGGCGCGATAGCGGCCATCCTGACCGTCAATTTGCAAATGAACTATGTGCTGGCCGGCATTCTCTGCCTGATCATCGGTGGTGTTATCGGCGCCGCTCAGGGTTACTGGATCGCCTATCACCGTATCCCGGCCTTCATCGTGACGCTCGCCGGCATGCTGGTGTTCCGCGGACTGACGCTGTTCGTGCTCGGCGGCAAGAACATTGGCCCGTTCCCGAAAGACTTCCAGGTCATCAGCACGGGCTTCCTGCCAGGCGATATGATCGATATCGCGGGCATCCCGCTGCATTCGACCTCGCTGATCCTGACCGTCATCATCCCGGTCGTGCTGTTCTTCCTTGCCTGGCGTCGCCGCAAGGTGAACGAGAGCCACGGCATCGATGTCGAGCCGTATGGTTTCTTCGTTGCACAGAACGTCATCATCGCGCTGGCGATCCTGTTCCTCGGCTTCCAGCTCTCGACCTACAGGGGCCTGCCGAACGTTCTCGTTGTCATGCTCGTGCTGATCGCCGCCTACACCTTCGTGACGCGCCGCACCACGATTGGCCGCCGTGTCTACGCAATGGGCGGCAACGAAAAGGCCACCAAGCTTTCCGGTATCAACACCGAGCGGCTGAGCTTCTACACCTTCGTCAACATGGGTGTTCTTGCTGGTCTCGCCGGCATGATCGTTGCGGCTCGCCTGAACTCGGCGACCCCGAAGGCAGGCGTCGGCTTCGAACTCGACGTTATCGCAGCGTGCTTCATAGGCGGTGCCTCGGCGTCCGGCGGCGTTGGCAAGATCACCGGTGCTGTCATCGGCGCTTTCATCATGGGTGTCATGAACAACGGCATGTCGATCGTCGGCCTCGGTATCGACTTCCAGCAGATGGTCAAGGGACTGGTGCTTCTGGCTGCCGTCTTCTTCGACGTCTACAACAAGAACAAGGGCTAA
- the mmsA gene encoding multiple monosaccharide ABC transporter ATP-binding protein → MDNTILEMRNITKTFPGVKALENVNLKVRQGEIHALVGENGAGKSTLMKVLSGVYPAGTYDGDIVYEGDVRHFKALKDSEEIGIVIIHQELALVPLLSIAENIFLGNEVAQNGIIKWQEAFKRTKELLSKVGLKESPETLVTDIGVGKQQLVEIAKALSKSVKLLILDEPTASLNERDSDALLELLIEFRNQGLTSIIITHKLNEVRKVADQITVLRDGMTVKTLDCQTEEISEDIIIKNMVGRELADRYPPRSVPIGETILEVKNWNAYHQHHRDRQVLHDINVTVRKGEVVGIAGLMGAGRTEFAMSLFGKSYGHKIHGDVFMHGKEVDVSTVRKAIDAGLAYVTEDRKHLGLVLGENIVHNTTLANLAGVSSATVIDSIKESKVASDYRSKLRIRSSSIFQEAVNLSGGNQQKVVLSKWLFSDPDVLILDEPTRGIDVGAKYEIYTIINQLAADGKGVLMISSEMPELLGTCDRIYVMNEGRIVAELPKGEASQETIMRAIMRSGEKKQ, encoded by the coding sequence ATGGACAATACAATCCTCGAAATGCGGAACATCACCAAGACGTTCCCAGGCGTGAAGGCGCTTGAGAATGTGAACCTCAAGGTTCGACAGGGTGAGATCCACGCATTGGTGGGTGAAAACGGGGCCGGAAAGTCGACCCTGATGAAAGTTCTCTCCGGCGTCTACCCGGCCGGAACCTACGACGGCGACATTGTCTACGAAGGCGACGTCCGTCATTTCAAGGCACTCAAGGATTCCGAAGAAATCGGTATCGTCATCATTCACCAGGAACTGGCCCTGGTGCCGCTCCTGTCGATCGCCGAAAACATCTTCCTCGGCAACGAAGTCGCCCAGAACGGCATCATCAAGTGGCAGGAAGCCTTCAAGCGCACGAAAGAGCTGCTGAGCAAGGTTGGCCTCAAGGAGTCGCCGGAAACGCTCGTCACCGACATTGGCGTCGGCAAGCAGCAGCTGGTCGAAATCGCCAAGGCACTGTCGAAGAGCGTCAAGCTGCTGATCCTCGACGAGCCGACGGCGTCGCTCAATGAAAGGGATTCCGACGCGCTGCTCGAACTTCTGATCGAGTTCCGCAACCAGGGCCTGACCTCGATCATCATCACGCACAAGCTGAACGAAGTGCGCAAGGTCGCCGACCAGATCACGGTTCTGCGCGACGGCATGACGGTCAAGACGCTCGACTGTCAGACCGAAGAGATCAGCGAAGACATCATCATCAAGAACATGGTGGGCCGCGAGCTCGCCGATCGTTACCCGCCGCGCTCCGTGCCGATCGGCGAGACGATCCTCGAGGTGAAGAACTGGAACGCCTATCACCAGCATCATCGTGACCGCCAGGTCCTGCACGATATCAACGTCACCGTCCGCAAGGGCGAAGTGGTTGGCATCGCCGGTCTGATGGGCGCCGGCCGCACCGAATTCGCCATGAGCCTGTTCGGAAAGTCCTACGGACACAAGATCCATGGCGACGTCTTCATGCACGGCAAGGAAGTCGATGTCAGCACCGTTCGCAAGGCGATCGATGCCGGTCTCGCCTACGTGACCGAAGACCGCAAGCATCTCGGCCTCGTGCTCGGCGAGAACATCGTTCACAACACGACGCTCGCCAATCTGGCCGGCGTGTCGAGCGCCACGGTTATCGACAGTATCAAGGAATCGAAGGTCGCATCGGACTACCGCTCGAAGCTGCGCATCCGCAGCTCCAGCATCTTCCAGGAAGCGGTCAATCTCTCGGGCGGCAACCAGCAGAAGGTCGTGCTGTCGAAGTGGCTGTTCTCCGATCCCGACGTTTTGATCCTCGACGAGCCCACACGCGGTATCGATGTCGGTGCGAAATACGAAATCTATACTATCATCAACCAGCTCGCCGCCGACGGCAAAGGCGTTCTGATGATCTCATCGGAAATGCCGGAACTGCTTGGCACGTGCGACCGCATCTACGTCATGAATGAAGGACGTATCGTTGCGGAACTGCCAAAGGGAGAGGCGAGCCAAGAAACCATCATGCGCGCTATCATGCGCTCAGGGGAGAAGAAACAATGA
- the chvE gene encoding multiple monosaccharide ABC transporter substrate-binding protein, whose translation MKSIISLMAAAAFGVASFVMPAMAADKGTVGIAMPTKSSARWIDDGNNIVKQLQEAGYSTDLQYADDDIPNQLSQIENMVTKGAKVLVIAAIDGTTLSDVLQKAHDAGIKVIAYDRLIRDSANVDYYATFDNFKVGVLQATSIVDALGLKDGKGPFNIELFGGSPDDNNAFFFYDGAMSVLQPYIDSGKLVVKSGQTGMDKVGTLRWDAATAQARMDNLLSANYTDAKVNAVLSPYDGLSIGIISSLKGVGYGTPDQPLPVVSGQDAEVPSVKSIIAGEQHSTIFKDTRDLAKVTVGMVNALMEGKEPEVNDTKTYDNGVKVVPSYLLTPVAVDKTNYEKILVEGGYYKADQLK comes from the coding sequence ATGAAATCCATTATCTCATTGATGGCAGCGGCGGCCTTCGGCGTCGCGTCGTTCGTTATGCCGGCTATGGCTGCCGACAAGGGGACTGTCGGTATCGCAATGCCTACCAAGTCGTCCGCACGCTGGATCGACGACGGTAACAACATCGTCAAGCAGCTTCAGGAAGCCGGTTACAGCACCGACCTGCAGTACGCTGACGACGACATTCCGAACCAGCTGTCTCAGATTGAGAACATGGTCACGAAGGGCGCAAAGGTTCTCGTCATCGCCGCTATCGACGGCACGACGCTTTCCGACGTTCTCCAGAAGGCTCATGACGCCGGTATCAAGGTCATCGCTTACGACCGCCTGATCCGCGACTCGGCCAACGTCGACTACTATGCGACGTTCGACAACTTCAAGGTCGGCGTTCTGCAGGCAACCTCCATCGTTGACGCCCTCGGCCTCAAGGATGGCAAGGGCCCGTTCAACATCGAGCTCTTCGGCGGTTCGCCGGACGACAACAACGCCTTCTTCTTCTATGACGGCGCTATGTCTGTCCTGCAGCCTTATATCGACAGCGGCAAGCTCGTCGTGAAGTCTGGCCAGACCGGCATGGACAAGGTCGGTACGCTGCGTTGGGACGCGGCAACGGCCCAGGCTCGTATGGACAACCTGCTCTCGGCTAACTACACCGACGCGAAGGTCAATGCAGTTCTGTCGCCTTACGACGGTCTGTCCATCGGCATCATCTCGTCGCTGAAGGGCGTTGGCTACGGCACCCCGGACCAGCCGCTCCCGGTCGTTTCCGGCCAGGACGCTGAAGTTCCGTCGGTCAAGTCGATCATCGCTGGCGAGCAGCACTCCACGATCTTCAAGGACACCCGTGACCTCGCAAAGGTTACCGTCGGCATGGTCAACGCTCTGATGGAAGGCAAGGAGCCTGAAGTCAACGACACCAAGACCTACGACAACGGTGTCAAGGTTGTTCCGTCCTACCTGCTGACCCCTGTTGCAGTTGACAAGACCAACTACGAGAAGATCCTCGTCGAAGGCGGTTACTACAAGGCTGACCAGCTGAAGTAA
- a CDS encoding LysR family transcriptional regulator, which translates to MAFISDPQTHAHVDIPTDIFGDDALLRSGLKLNHLRMIVAIEDSGQISAAAEVLNISQPAASRILSEMESIVKTPLYERVARGVVLTTFGLALARRARKIMLELREAGREIAELKTGKGGAVFIGAVTAPAMSLVVPAIKRVRSALPGIEVTIQVETSNVLTRELLAARHDFIISRIPDDLNPRLFQVQEIGVEKACLIVRGGHPLLKKKKVATLEDLPRYDWVFQPPGTLLRRTIEDLFLSRGVPLPENIVNTSSLLLTCATVCQTDAIAPIALGVAQFLATHKSKASDVRVLPIDFDINVRPYSLITVKERALPPSARLLYDLVLAESKKAAAS; encoded by the coding sequence ATGGCGTTCATTTCAGACCCGCAGACGCATGCCCATGTAGACATTCCAACGGATATTTTCGGCGATGACGCCCTTTTGAGATCGGGGCTCAAGCTGAATCACCTACGGATGATCGTCGCAATCGAAGATAGCGGGCAGATTTCCGCCGCTGCCGAGGTATTGAACATTTCGCAGCCAGCGGCATCGCGAATCCTGTCGGAAATGGAGTCGATCGTTAAGACGCCACTGTACGAACGCGTCGCACGTGGCGTCGTGCTGACGACCTTCGGACTGGCACTTGCCCGACGGGCGCGAAAGATCATGCTGGAGCTGCGCGAGGCCGGCCGGGAGATTGCCGAACTGAAGACCGGAAAGGGCGGCGCCGTGTTCATCGGCGCGGTCACCGCGCCAGCCATGAGCCTCGTCGTACCAGCGATTAAGCGCGTCAGAAGCGCCCTGCCCGGCATAGAGGTCACCATACAGGTCGAAACGAGCAACGTGCTTACCCGCGAACTGCTCGCCGCCCGGCATGACTTCATCATCAGTCGCATTCCCGACGATCTCAATCCACGCCTGTTCCAGGTCCAGGAGATCGGCGTGGAGAAGGCCTGCCTGATCGTGCGGGGCGGCCACCCGCTCCTGAAGAAGAAAAAGGTCGCCACCCTCGAAGACCTTCCACGATACGACTGGGTGTTTCAGCCACCCGGGACGCTGCTGCGCCGGACGATCGAGGACCTGTTCCTCTCTCGCGGCGTGCCGCTGCCGGAAAATATCGTCAACACGTCTTCCCTGCTGCTCACCTGTGCCACGGTTTGCCAGACGGATGCGATCGCTCCAATCGCGCTTGGCGTCGCGCAATTCCTGGCGACCCACAAGTCGAAGGCATCGGATGTCCGGGTGCTGCCGATCGATTTCGACATCAACGTCAGGCCCTACAGCCTGATCACGGTCAAGGAGCGGGCACTGCCCCCAAGCGCACGGCTGCTCTATGACCTGGTGCTTGCCGAGAGCAAGAAGGCGGCTGCGAGCTGA
- the iolG gene encoding inositol 2-dehydrogenase, with protein MTVRFGLLGAGRIGKVHAKAVSGDANAKLVAVADAFPQAAEAIASAYGCEVRTIEAIEAAKDIDAVVICTPTDTHADLIERFARAGKAIFCEKPIDLNVARVKACIKVVDETKAKLMVGFNRRFDPHFMAVRKTIDDGRIGEVEMVTITSRDPGAPPVDYIKRSGGIFRDMTIHDFDMARFLLGEEPVAVSATAAVLVDKAIGEAGDYDSVSVILQTKSGKQAIISNSRRATYGYDQRIEVHGSKGMVAAENQRPVSIEVANGDGYTRPPLHDFFMTRYTEAYANEIASFIAAIEKGAKIAPSGADGLAALALADAAVQSVKEGKLIKIG; from the coding sequence ATGACTGTCAGATTTGGTCTTCTCGGTGCCGGCCGCATTGGCAAGGTTCATGCGAAGGCCGTCAGCGGCGATGCCAACGCCAAGCTCGTCGCCGTTGCCGACGCCTTTCCGCAGGCCGCCGAGGCGATCGCATCGGCCTACGGCTGTGAGGTTCGCACAATCGAGGCGATCGAAGCCGCCAAGGATATCGACGCCGTCGTCATCTGCACGCCGACCGACACCCATGCCGATCTGATCGAGCGCTTCGCGCGCGCCGGCAAGGCGATCTTCTGTGAAAAGCCGATCGATCTTAACGTTGCCCGCGTCAAGGCTTGCATCAAGGTCGTTGACGAAACCAAGGCCAAGCTGATGGTTGGCTTCAACCGTCGTTTCGATCCGCATTTCATGGCCGTTCGCAAAACCATCGATGATGGCCGCATCGGCGAGGTCGAAATGGTGACGATCACGTCGCGCGATCCGGGCGCCCCGCCGGTCGACTATATCAAGCGTTCGGGCGGCATCTTCCGCGACATGACCATCCATGATTTCGACATGGCCCGCTTCCTGCTCGGCGAAGAGCCGGTCGCAGTCAGCGCCACCGCCGCGGTCCTCGTCGACAAGGCCATCGGCGAAGCCGGCGACTACGACAGCGTTTCGGTGATCCTGCAGACCAAATCCGGCAAGCAGGCGATCATCTCCAACTCGCGCCGCGCCACATATGGCTACGACCAACGCATCGAGGTGCACGGCTCCAAGGGTATGGTCGCAGCCGAGAACCAGCGCCCGGTGTCGATCGAGGTCGCCAACGGCGACGGCTACACGCGCCCGCCGCTGCACGACTTCTTCATGACCCGCTACACCGAAGCCTATGCCAACGAGATCGCGAGCTTCATCGCCGCGATCGAGAAGGGCGCAAAAATTGCGCCTTCCGGCGCCGATGGCCTGGCAGCGCTGGCGCTTGCCGATGCTGCCGTGCAGTCCGTCAAGGAAGGCAAACTCATCAAGATCGGCTGA